A window of Chitinophagales bacterium contains these coding sequences:
- a CDS encoding NupC/NupG family nucleoside CNT transporter: protein MQVNLENILRGILGLTFLLALAYILSNNKRKINWKLVGFGLGLQILLAILITKNILWMSDVFSFLADMFVKLINKGKEGAMFLFGNLIQDEQSWGFIFAVQALPIIIFFGALSALLYYLGILQRIVYVFAWLLTKLGVSGPESISAAANVFLGQTEAPLMVKPYLERMKKNEMLCIMVGGMATTAGSVLGTYVSMLGGNDVIMQKYYAKLLLMASVMAAPAAIVVSKILFPDPDPANVSRDLHVPKDRIGSNLLEAVANGTTDGLKLAANVGAMLIAFVALMAVLNGILGLVGNLTSLNDTIANATSGRFDRLSLQFIFGYIFAPVAWMIGVHNQDVTAFGQLLGEKTIINEFIAYNSLAQMKSAQVITDPKTLVMASFALCGFANFSSIGIQIGGIGALAPGQRKNLTELGIKALIGGTLACLMTACIAGALS, encoded by the coding sequence ATGCAGGTCAACCTCGAAAACATTCTGCGGGGCATTTTAGGTTTAACCTTTTTGCTCGCTCTTGCTTATATCCTCAGCAACAATAAGAGAAAGATCAATTGGAAACTGGTTGGGTTTGGCCTGGGTTTACAGATCCTGCTCGCCATCCTTATTACTAAGAATATCCTCTGGATGTCGGATGTGTTCTCGTTTTTGGCGGACATGTTCGTTAAATTGATCAACAAGGGGAAGGAAGGGGCAATGTTCTTGTTTGGCAATCTGATTCAGGATGAACAAAGCTGGGGTTTCATTTTTGCCGTTCAGGCGCTACCTATTATCATCTTCTTTGGGGCTTTATCTGCCTTATTATATTATCTGGGTATTCTCCAACGCATCGTTTATGTATTTGCCTGGTTGCTGACCAAATTAGGGGTTAGCGGACCCGAAAGTATATCAGCGGCTGCGAATGTCTTTTTGGGCCAAACGGAGGCGCCATTGATGGTGAAGCCATATCTGGAGCGAATGAAGAAGAATGAAATGCTTTGTATCATGGTGGGGGGAATGGCCACAACGGCAGGAAGTGTACTGGGAACCTATGTTAGCATGCTTGGAGGGAATGACGTGATCATGCAAAAGTATTATGCCAAATTATTGTTGATGGCCTCGGTGATGGCAGCCCCTGCCGCTATAGTAGTATCCAAGATATTATTTCCGGATCCGGATCCTGCCAATGTAAGCCGTGACCTGCACGTACCTAAGGACCGGATAGGCTCAAACCTGCTCGAAGCCGTGGCGAACGGAACAACGGATGGATTAAAACTGGCGGCCAATGTGGGTGCCATGTTGATCGCTTTTGTGGCGCTTATGGCCGTATTGAATGGTATTTTAGGCCTGGTGGGCAATCTTACCAGCCTGAACGATACAATCGCCAATGCAACAAGTGGCCGCTTCGACAGACTATCCCTGCAATTCATTTTTGGTTACATTTTTGCCCCGGTGGCCTGGATGATAGGCGTTCATAATCAGGATGTTACCGCCTTTGGGCAATTGCTGGGGGAGAAAACGATCATCAATGAATTTATCGCTTATAACAGTCTTGCACAAATGAAGAGCGCCCAGGTAATCACTGATCCTAAGACACTTGTGATGGCCAGTTTTGCACTTTGCGGGTTTGCCAATTTTTCTTCGATTGGTATTCAGATCGGCGGAATTGGTGCCCTGGCACCGGGACAGCGAAAAAATCTTACGGAATTGGGAATTAAGGCCTTAATCGGAGGTACACTGGCTTGTTTAATGACCGCCTGTATTGCAGGGGCCCTGAGTTAA
- the trxA gene encoding thioredoxin, producing MAKEFTDSNFQSDVLQSDKLTVIDFWAEWCGPCRAIGPVIEELSKEYDGKVNVGKLNVDVNPQVSMNYGITSIPAILFIKNGQVVDKLVGAQPKSNFVKKIETHI from the coding sequence ATGGCGAAAGAATTTACCGACTCGAATTTTCAATCTGATGTGCTTCAATCTGATAAATTGACCGTGATCGATTTTTGGGCAGAATGGTGTGGCCCTTGCCGAGCCATTGGTCCCGTGATCGAAGAACTCTCTAAAGAATACGATGGCAAGGTGAACGTAGGAAAATTAAATGTGGATGTGAATCCGCAAGTGAGTATGAACTATGGTATCACCTCCATTCCTGCTATTCTCTTTATCAAAAATGGCCAGGTGGTAGACAAACTGGTCGGCGCCCAACCTAAGAGCAATTTTGTAAAGAAAATAGAGACGCATATCTGA
- the dnaE gene encoding DNA polymerase III subunit alpha yields MKFSHLHVHTQFSLLDGAASIPKLFKKAVDDQMPALAISDHGNMFGVFEFVSEAYKHKDDQGRPKVKPIVGCEFYITQDRLRKTFSKEEKDPRHHQILLAKNEVGYKNLVKLTSMGFIEGLYSKYPRIDKTLIEKYHEGLIATTCCLGALVPQAILKKGEAEAEKEFKWWLDIFGEDYYVELQRHGMVEQDRVNNILIKFARKYDVKVIASNDSHYVEQSDFEAHDILLCINTGEKVATPALREFSDDDILVKDKRFAFPNDQFFFKKTEEMIKVFHDLPEAIDNTNEIVEKIDLLNLKKDILLPAFPLPKEFQVHTDNNLNQWEYLKHLTYEGAKQRYNEITPEITERIDFELFTIRTMGFAGYFLIVSDFIRAGRDIGVFVGPGRGSAAGSVVAYCVGITNIDPIKYNLLFERFLNPDRKSMPDIDTDFDDEGRQKVIDYVVKKYGQNQVAQIITYGTMAAKMSIKDVARVMDLPLPDSNALAKLVPEKPGIELKRVLHAPMNTKDGEKSLEEKEGLGPDDLANVKKLRDIYEGSSMESKVLHAAEILEGSVRNTGIHAAGIIIAPRDLTELIPVATAKDSDLWVTQIEGSIIEDAGVIKMDFLGLKTLTIIRDALRLIKENHGITIDIDTIPLEDEKTFQLYQKGDTIGTFQFESPGMQKHLRDLRPDKFGDLIAMNALYRPGPIAYIPKYIDRKHGRESISYDLPEMAEYLEETYGITVYQEQVMLLAQKLGGFSKGDADVLRKAMGKKQRSVLDKMKGQFVTGASKKGFPEPTLEKIWRDWEAFAQYAFNKSHSTCYAFVAYQTAYLKSHYPAEYMASVLNHAGSIEKITFFMEECKRMGIKVLGPDINESQKGFAVNKKGEIRFGLGGLKGVGEAAIESIMEERGKNGPYANLFDLIKRINQRSVNKKTLESLAYAGSFDCFPEHHRAQLFHTSPEDPTTGLEKVIRFGQHFQQNTAAVTNTLFGDLPMEIEIKPPTLPDCAPWPLTTQLDHEKDVTGMFLSGHPLDHFRFEINHYGIIPLAEFNEIREHIAQHPQPNRSFRLIGLIVDAQHRISKKNGNKFGSLMLEDYTGKSEFMLWSDDYVKYNAYLQPGTSVFVTGYFKQRYNQGEFEFKISGISMVENVKKNLTKQLNIAVDPRYLTEDMLAFLQRNLKSYPGQAGLKFVLNEPRNQRKISLVSMGNGFEMNDDLVEFLMERPELEVEVLTNG; encoded by the coding sequence ATGAAGTTTTCACACCTCCATGTCCATACCCAATTTTCGCTGCTGGATGGGGCTGCGTCAATTCCAAAGCTGTTCAAAAAAGCGGTAGATGACCAGATGCCCGCGCTCGCGATCAGTGACCATGGAAATATGTTTGGCGTGTTTGAGTTTGTCAGTGAAGCCTACAAACATAAGGATGATCAGGGCCGACCAAAGGTAAAACCGATTGTAGGGTGTGAATTTTATATCACACAGGACCGTTTACGAAAAACATTTTCCAAAGAGGAAAAGGATCCCCGTCATCACCAGATTTTACTGGCTAAAAATGAGGTTGGTTATAAAAATCTGGTCAAGCTGACTTCAATGGGTTTTATCGAAGGCCTGTATAGCAAATATCCACGGATCGATAAGACGCTGATCGAAAAATACCATGAAGGGTTGATCGCCACTACCTGTTGCCTTGGTGCCCTTGTACCACAGGCGATCTTAAAAAAAGGAGAAGCAGAAGCAGAGAAGGAGTTCAAATGGTGGCTGGATATTTTTGGGGAGGATTATTATGTGGAACTGCAGCGGCATGGTATGGTGGAGCAGGACAGGGTGAATAATATCCTTATCAAGTTTGCCCGGAAATATGATGTAAAGGTCATTGCCAGCAATGATTCCCACTACGTGGAGCAATCGGATTTTGAAGCGCACGATATTCTTCTTTGTATCAATACCGGAGAAAAAGTAGCCACCCCCGCCCTTCGGGAATTCTCCGATGATGATATCCTGGTCAAAGACAAACGCTTTGCCTTTCCAAATGATCAATTCTTTTTCAAAAAGACGGAAGAGATGATCAAGGTCTTTCATGACCTTCCCGAAGCGATTGACAACACCAATGAGATCGTGGAGAAAATAGACCTGCTTAATCTTAAAAAAGACATTCTTCTCCCGGCCTTTCCCTTACCAAAAGAATTTCAGGTTCACACGGACAATAACCTGAACCAATGGGAATATCTCAAGCACCTGACCTATGAAGGGGCTAAACAGCGATATAATGAGATAACCCCGGAGATCACGGAGCGTATCGACTTTGAGTTATTTACGATCCGTACCATGGGTTTTGCCGGTTACTTTTTGATCGTGAGTGATTTTATCAGGGCCGGTCGGGACATTGGCGTTTTTGTAGGCCCGGGCCGTGGTTCCGCGGCAGGAAGTGTAGTGGCGTATTGCGTAGGAATTACGAATATCGACCCGATCAAGTACAATCTCCTGTTTGAGCGTTTTCTCAATCCTGACCGAAAATCAATGCCCGATATCGATACGGATTTTGATGATGAAGGCAGGCAGAAAGTGATCGATTATGTAGTAAAAAAATACGGGCAGAACCAGGTAGCGCAGATCATCACCTATGGTACCATGGCGGCCAAAATGAGTATCAAAGATGTGGCACGGGTCATGGACCTTCCGCTTCCGGATTCGAATGCCCTGGCCAAACTGGTCCCGGAAAAACCAGGAATCGAACTGAAGCGGGTGTTACATGCCCCCATGAATACCAAGGATGGGGAAAAATCACTCGAAGAGAAGGAAGGCCTTGGCCCGGATGACCTGGCCAATGTGAAGAAGCTCCGGGATATTTATGAGGGTTCTTCGATGGAGAGCAAAGTGCTCCATGCCGCAGAGATCCTGGAAGGATCGGTGCGAAATACCGGTATACATGCTGCTGGTATCATCATTGCACCGCGTGACCTTACCGAACTGATTCCCGTAGCCACGGCCAAAGATTCTGATCTCTGGGTTACCCAGATCGAAGGAAGTATAATTGAAGATGCCGGAGTCATAAAAATGGACTTTCTGGGTCTGAAGACCCTCACCATCATTCGCGATGCCTTACGACTGATCAAGGAAAATCATGGAATTACCATCGATATTGATACAATCCCCCTGGAGGATGAGAAAACATTTCAGCTTTACCAAAAGGGTGATACCATTGGCACTTTCCAGTTTGAAAGCCCGGGGATGCAAAAACATTTGCGTGATCTGCGGCCTGATAAATTTGGCGACCTTATTGCGATGAACGCGCTTTACCGGCCCGGCCCTATCGCCTATATCCCCAAGTATATTGACCGGAAACATGGCCGCGAATCAATTTCTTATGACCTGCCTGAAATGGCGGAGTATCTTGAAGAAACCTACGGGATCACGGTATATCAGGAACAGGTGATGTTGCTGGCGCAAAAACTGGGAGGATTTAGCAAGGGCGATGCGGATGTATTGCGTAAAGCAATGGGTAAGAAACAACGATCGGTGCTGGACAAGATGAAAGGCCAGTTCGTGACCGGTGCCTCAAAGAAGGGGTTCCCCGAGCCAACCCTTGAGAAGATCTGGCGCGACTGGGAAGCCTTTGCCCAATACGCCTTTAATAAATCACACTCTACCTGTTATGCATTTGTTGCCTACCAGACAGCCTATCTGAAATCACATTACCCGGCGGAATACATGGCTTCGGTATTGAACCATGCGGGAAGTATTGAAAAAATCACCTTCTTTATGGAAGAGTGTAAGCGAATGGGGATCAAAGTACTTGGACCGGATATCAATGAATCGCAAAAAGGATTTGCGGTAAATAAAAAAGGCGAGATCCGTTTTGGCCTGGGAGGATTGAAAGGAGTCGGAGAAGCGGCGATCGAGTCCATCATGGAAGAAAGAGGGAAAAATGGCCCTTATGCCAACCTGTTTGATCTGATCAAAAGGATCAATCAGCGAAGCGTCAATAAAAAGACCCTGGAAAGTCTGGCCTATGCAGGTTCCTTTGATTGTTTCCCGGAACATCACCGTGCGCAGTTGTTCCACACAAGTCCGGAAGACCCAACTACCGGTCTGGAGAAAGTGATCCGTTTTGGTCAACATTTTCAACAAAATACCGCAGCTGTAACCAATACCTTATTTGGTGACCTGCCGATGGAGATAGAGATAAAACCTCCTACGCTCCCCGATTGTGCCCCCTGGCCACTGACCACCCAACTCGATCATGAAAAAGATGTGACCGGTATGTTTTTGAGTGGGCATCCGCTTGATCATTTTCGGTTTGAGATCAATCACTATGGCATTATACCACTTGCTGAATTCAATGAGATACGGGAGCATATTGCGCAGCATCCACAACCCAACCGCAGTTTTCGGTTGATCGGCTTAATCGTTGATGCACAACACCGGATTTCCAAGAAGAATGGCAACAAGTTCGGCAGTCTGATGTTGGAGGATTATACAGGTAAATCTGAGTTCATGTTATGGAGTGATGATTATGTAAAATATAACGCCTACCTGCAGCCGGGGACCTCGGTTTTTGTGACGGGATATTTTAAACAACGGTATAATCAGGGAGAATTTGAATTTAAGATCAGCGGGATCTCGATGGTGGAGAATGTAAAGAAGAACCTGACCAAACAGTTGAATATTGCGGTGGATCCGAGGTACCTGACAGAAGACATGCTGGCATTTTTGCAGAGGAACCTGAAATCATATCCCGGTCAGGCCGGACTCAAATTTGTTTTAAATGAACCCCGAAACCAGCGGAAGATCAGTCTGGTATCCATGGGAAATGGCTTTGAAATGAATGACGATCTTGTAGAATTTCTGATGGAAAGGCCAGAGTTGGAAGTGGAGGTCTTAACAAATGGATAA
- a CDS encoding C40 family peptidase, giving the protein MKYTVIAMVTLLLLSSCTALKQAGLAGNKPTPQQAPVAASNELRFLTIDVPVEKANTPNHDPAIANPKEDRGRTTPTYSYSSGTPSVELASPLQIKYALLLNTEVEEVRNTRLFQFIDEWYGTRYCMGGTTKNCIDCSAFVQTFFLSLYSVPVPRTARDQYKATTRISTTELRQGDLLFFNTVGGISHVGIYLQNNKFVHASTSGGVTISDMFEDYWTRKLVGAGRVERINATVSNIP; this is encoded by the coding sequence ATGAAGTATACGGTCATTGCCATGGTGACACTGCTCTTGCTGAGTAGCTGTACGGCCCTCAAACAAGCTGGATTGGCTGGAAATAAGCCAACACCCCAACAAGCTCCGGTAGCAGCTTCCAACGAACTCAGGTTCCTCACAATCGATGTGCCCGTGGAGAAGGCCAATACACCCAACCACGATCCAGCTATCGCTAACCCAAAAGAAGATCGGGGCAGAACAACGCCCACTTATTCCTATTCATCTGGTACACCATCCGTGGAACTGGCAAGCCCCCTCCAGATCAAATATGCCCTCTTATTGAATACAGAAGTTGAAGAAGTAAGAAATACGCGCCTCTTTCAATTCATTGATGAATGGTATGGTACCCGCTATTGCATGGGAGGCACCACAAAAAACTGTATCGATTGCTCCGCTTTTGTACAAACTTTCTTTTTGTCTCTTTACAGTGTCCCCGTGCCCCGCACCGCACGTGATCAGTATAAGGCCACCACGCGAATCTCCACAACTGAGCTGCGTCAAGGAGACCTTTTATTTTTCAATACAGTAGGTGGGATATCGCATGTAGGTATTTATCTGCAGAACAATAAGTTTGTTCATGCCTCAACCTCAGGAGGCGTCACCATCAGTGATATGTTTGAAGATTATTGGACAAGAAAACTGGTCGGTGCAGGTCGTGTTGAAAGGATCAACGCCACCGTATCAAATATTCCTTAA
- a CDS encoding polysaccharide biosynthesis C-terminal domain-containing protein, with product MSEIRRQSIISSIIVYSGFALGILNTYLFTREGGFTKEQYGLTGAFMAIGQIMFSVASFGMPAYIYKFRPYYRSHVPRNRDEQLTLSLSVSMIGFLLVLAGGLLFKGVINQAYANSPQVITYYYWLFPFGFGMTLFSVLEAYGWATHHSVMTNFLRELLFRLFITALFALTALGILKEFDQFVHLYAFTFLIIAFILVVFLLVKKEFRFTFSFSRVTVKFKRKIIAMAGFFWTGGLVYNVASVFDTIVIAAILPNGLAAAGIYTLGQYLCSLIQAPQRAIISASVGPLAEAWKIKDHAKIQRIYQRSSINQLIFASAMFCLLWLNFMDGIETFHIQNGFKEAFPVFIFIGLMRVMDMGTGINSQIIGTSTYWRFEFITGILLLALNLPLSVKLTQTMGVIGPAIANLIAFSIYNFIRFLFLYRKFGMQPFTPKTIYTLVTAAVVFLIVYYLMNNERGVGWIILRTSLFLALYLPAIHILKLTPDWEPVMGTVLKRLGWKKKE from the coding sequence ATGAGCGAGATACGCCGGCAAAGCATCATATCCTCCATCATCGTTTATTCGGGTTTTGCCCTGGGTATCCTTAACACCTACCTTTTTACCCGTGAAGGTGGCTTTACAAAAGAACAATATGGGCTCACCGGTGCTTTTATGGCCATTGGGCAGATCATGTTCTCCGTAGCAAGTTTTGGTATGCCTGCCTATATCTACAAATTCAGGCCTTATTACCGATCACATGTACCACGCAACCGGGATGAGCAGCTTACACTTTCGCTTTCAGTAAGCATGATCGGGTTCTTACTGGTTTTGGCAGGCGGCTTGTTATTCAAAGGTGTGATCAACCAGGCCTATGCCAATTCCCCCCAGGTGATCACCTATTATTACTGGCTTTTCCCCTTTGGTTTTGGAATGACCCTTTTTTCGGTTTTAGAGGCCTATGGCTGGGCGACCCACCATTCGGTGATGACCAATTTCCTACGTGAATTATTGTTCCGTTTATTTATTACAGCCTTATTTGCGCTTACGGCCCTGGGAATCCTCAAAGAATTTGATCAGTTTGTCCATCTGTATGCATTTACTTTTCTGATCATTGCCTTCATCCTTGTTGTATTTCTTTTGGTTAAAAAAGAATTTCGGTTCACTTTCTCCTTCAGTCGGGTCACGGTCAAGTTCAAAAGAAAAATCATCGCCATGGCTGGGTTTTTCTGGACCGGAGGTCTGGTATATAATGTAGCCAGTGTATTTGATACCATCGTCATCGCGGCCATCCTTCCCAATGGTCTGGCTGCCGCAGGTATTTATACCTTGGGCCAATACCTCTGCAGTCTGATCCAGGCCCCTCAACGTGCAATAATTTCTGCATCCGTGGGTCCGTTGGCTGAGGCCTGGAAAATAAAAGACCACGCCAAGATCCAGCGTATCTATCAGCGCTCCAGCATCAATCAGTTGATCTTTGCCTCCGCCATGTTTTGCCTTTTATGGTTAAACTTTATGGATGGCATCGAAACATTTCATATTCAAAATGGTTTCAAAGAGGCCTTCCCCGTTTTTATTTTTATTGGCCTGATGCGGGTAATGGATATGGGTACCGGGATCAATTCGCAGATCATTGGGACGTCCACCTATTGGCGGTTTGAATTCATTACCGGTATCTTATTATTGGCGCTCAATCTCCCTTTATCTGTGAAATTGACACAAACAATGGGCGTAATCGGACCAGCGATAGCCAACCTGATCGCCTTCTCGATCTACAACTTCATTCGTTTCCTTTTTCTATACCGAAAATTTGGCATGCAGCCTTTTACACCCAAAACCATTTACACCCTGGTCACAGCCGCTGTTGTATTCCTTATTGTCTACTATTTAATGAATAATGAGAGAGGAGTTGGGTGGATCATTTTGCGCACCAGCTTATTTCTTGCGCTGTACCTGCCGGCCATACATATACTCAAACTCACACCCGATTGGGAACCGGTCATGGGGACTGTTCTGAAAAGATTGGGTTGGAAGAAAAAGGAATAA
- a CDS encoding M1 family metallopeptidase produces the protein MRRIILLLGGLVICYSSFAQPLNGSKKFSHQDTLRGSIGPGRDWWDVKQYSIYVIPDYDSKTTSGWTDIQFAVTKTVRNQSMQIDLQQPLHLDSAFCEGKKIKGVRQDGNAWFLELPTPSLKASAKNLTLRVYYSGKPVSARRPPWDGGWVWAKDKKGRPWMTVACQGLGASVWYPCKDHQSDEPDNGAVLQMLVPDTLVAVANGRKKDEKNMGNGKKLFTWEVKNPINNYNIIPYIGHYVNWSEKFDGEKGALDCNYWVLDYDLEKAREQFGRDVKPMLKAFEFWFGPYPFYEDGFKLIEAPHLGMEHQSAIAYGNDFKNGYRGNDLSKTGWGLKWDFIIVHESGHEWFGNNITTKDLADMWVHEGFTNYSETLFTDFNFGKEAGNAYCLGTRALIQNDIPIKGPYGVNQEGSGDMYYKGGNLVHTLRQLVNDDEKFRQILRGLNKTFYHQTVTSTQVENYISEKIGMDLSKVFFQYLSTTQIPVLEYKIDGNRVSYRWTDCVEGFNLPVKLQGVGLWVRPTQQWQETTLPEGGFTVDPNFYIKTKAS, from the coding sequence ATGCGCCGAATCATTTTACTTCTTGGTGGGTTGGTCATCTGTTATTCCTCCTTTGCCCAACCGCTGAATGGTTCCAAAAAATTTAGCCATCAGGATACCCTGCGGGGGAGTATTGGACCTGGTCGTGATTGGTGGGATGTGAAACAATACAGTATTTATGTAATTCCGGATTACGATTCCAAGACCACTTCCGGTTGGACGGATATTCAGTTTGCCGTCACTAAAACCGTCAGGAATCAGTCCATGCAGATCGATCTGCAACAGCCCTTACACCTGGATAGTGCCTTTTGTGAAGGGAAAAAGATCAAGGGAGTCAGACAGGACGGAAATGCGTGGTTTCTGGAACTTCCAACACCTTCCCTAAAGGCCTCTGCAAAGAACTTAACCTTACGTGTCTATTATAGTGGTAAGCCCGTATCGGCCCGTCGTCCACCCTGGGATGGCGGATGGGTTTGGGCCAAGGACAAAAAAGGCCGTCCCTGGATGACCGTTGCCTGTCAGGGTTTGGGAGCCAGTGTATGGTACCCATGCAAGGATCATCAAAGTGATGAACCCGATAACGGGGCTGTCCTTCAAATGCTGGTTCCGGATACCCTTGTTGCCGTGGCAAATGGGAGAAAGAAAGATGAAAAGAACATGGGAAATGGAAAGAAATTATTCACCTGGGAAGTAAAGAACCCCATCAATAATTATAACATCATTCCCTACATCGGACATTATGTAAATTGGTCAGAAAAATTTGACGGGGAAAAAGGCGCATTAGATTGCAATTACTGGGTGCTGGATTATGACCTGGAAAAAGCAAGGGAACAATTTGGACGCGATGTTAAACCCATGCTTAAGGCGTTTGAGTTCTGGTTTGGCCCCTACCCTTTTTATGAAGATGGTTTTAAATTGATCGAAGCCCCGCACCTTGGTATGGAACACCAGAGTGCGATCGCGTATGGAAATGATTTTAAAAATGGATACCGGGGAAATGATCTTTCCAAAACTGGTTGGGGTTTGAAATGGGATTTTATCATTGTGCATGAGTCCGGTCATGAGTGGTTTGGCAATAATATCACAACCAAAGACCTGGCGGATATGTGGGTACACGAAGGATTTACCAATTATTCCGAAACCTTATTTACCGATTTCAACTTTGGCAAGGAAGCAGGGAATGCCTATTGCCTGGGCACCCGCGCGCTGATTCAGAATGATATCCCAATCAAAGGTCCATATGGTGTCAATCAGGAAGGCAGCGGCGATATGTATTATAAAGGCGGTAACCTGGTACACACCCTGCGCCAGTTGGTGAATGATGATGAAAAATTCAGACAGATCCTTCGCGGGCTGAATAAAACATTTTACCACCAAACCGTAACAAGCACACAGGTAGAAAACTACATCTCAGAAAAGATAGGAATGGACCTGTCCAAGGTTTTTTTCCAATACCTGAGTACCACGCAGATACCGGTATTGGAATATAAGATCGACGGAAACAGGGTTTCCTATAGGTGGACCGATTGTGTGGAAGGCTTCAACCTCCCCGTCAAATTGCAGGGCGTCGGGCTTTGGGTAAGACCGACCCAACAATGGCAGGAGACCACTTTGCCTGAAGGCGGGTTTACGGTTGATCCCAATTTTTATATAAAAACAAAAGCCAGCTGA
- a CDS encoding ABC transporter substrate-binding protein, producing MKAPFVKYSFRLWWIMVILLVGCRDRQGHGLKIFHYNEATGIASLDPAFAKNQSVMWAVHQLYNQLVEVDAELQIKPSLASSWTIDLTGTVYQFTLRQDVYFHNNGCFPNGKGRKMVARDVEYSFRRLMDPLVASPGTWIFNGKVDSIQPFQAINDSVFQLRLLKPYSPILGILSMQYCSIVPREAVEKYGPDFRRQPVGTGPFRFVAWEEGLSLLLHRHDRFFETDSTGRRLPLLDGVKVSFYDSKATEFLLFRQGKLDFINDIEASFRDEVLTKRGTLRPAWEGKIRMQKHAYLNTEYLGILVDTLNPVMKGSSLRLRKVRQAINYGFDRAKMVLYLRNSIGTPATSGFVPAGMPSFDSTRVKGYTYDPRLASQLLREAGFPGGKGIPPIKLLTIPIYSDLASFIAGQLAEIGIPVQVEVIPKALLLEMTATSRAPFFRASWIADYPDAENYLSVFYSKNPAPPNYTRFNDPAFDRIMDQAMRETNDSLRNRLYQAADQRIMEMAPVVPFWYDQVIHLVQPGIKGFEANSLNLLELRKASK from the coding sequence ATGAAGGCCCCGTTTGTCAAATATTCTTTCAGGTTATGGTGGATCATGGTCATCCTCCTGGTCGGGTGTCGCGACCGCCAGGGGCATGGGTTGAAGATATTTCACTACAATGAAGCCACGGGTATTGCCTCCCTTGACCCGGCCTTTGCCAAGAACCAATCCGTAATGTGGGCCGTGCATCAACTCTACAACCAATTGGTGGAAGTGGATGCCGAATTACAGATTAAACCTTCGTTGGCGTCGTCCTGGACCATTGACCTCACCGGTACGGTTTATCAGTTTACCCTTCGTCAGGATGTTTATTTTCATAACAATGGTTGCTTTCCCAATGGAAAGGGACGAAAAATGGTGGCCCGGGATGTGGAGTATAGTTTTCGTCGATTGATGGATCCTCTTGTCGCAAGTCCCGGCACCTGGATCTTTAACGGGAAGGTAGATAGCATTCAACCTTTCCAGGCGATCAATGATTCCGTTTTTCAACTTCGATTGCTAAAGCCATATAGCCCTATCCTTGGCATCCTGTCCATGCAGTATTGTTCGATTGTTCCTAGAGAGGCTGTTGAAAAATATGGACCGGATTTTCGCCGTCAACCGGTCGGGACTGGCCCATTTCGTTTTGTGGCCTGGGAAGAAGGGTTGTCACTTTTGCTTCATCGCCATGACCGTTTTTTTGAAACTGATAGTACAGGTCGTCGCCTGCCTTTGCTGGATGGGGTAAAGGTGAGTTTTTATGATAGCAAAGCCACAGAGTTCCTGCTTTTCCGGCAAGGGAAATTGGATTTCATCAATGATATCGAGGCTTCCTTTCGCGATGAGGTGCTGACCAAGAGAGGCACATTAAGACCTGCCTGGGAAGGAAAGATCCGAATGCAAAAGCATGCCTATCTCAATACCGAGTACCTGGGGATATTGGTAGATACACTCAATCCGGTAATGAAAGGATCATCTTTACGCCTAAGGAAAGTTCGACAAGCGATCAATTATGGGTTTGACCGGGCAAAAATGGTTCTGTACCTGCGCAACTCTATAGGTACACCAGCCACCTCGGGTTTTGTGCCCGCCGGCATGCCTTCTTTTGATTCCACCCGGGTAAAAGGATATACCTATGATCCCCGTTTGGCGAGTCAGCTTTTGAGGGAAGCCGGTTTCCCGGGTGGTAAGGGAATTCCACCAATAAAACTACTCACGATTCCGATCTATTCCGATCTGGCGTCCTTCATTGCCGGGCAACTGGCAGAAATCGGAATACCGGTGCAGGTAGAGGTTATTCCCAAAGCCTTGTTACTGGAAATGACCGCTACCTCACGCGCTCCATTTTTCAGGGCCAGCTGGATCGCCGATTACCCCGACGCAGAGAACTACCTGTCTGTTTTTTATTCTAAGAACCCCGCCCCCCCTAATTATACCCGGTTTAATGATCCGGCATTTGATCGAATAATGGATCAGGCCATGCGTGAAACAAATGATTCGCTACGAAACCGGCTATATCAGGCGGCCGACCAACGGATCATGGAAATGGCGCCTGTTGTTCCCTTTTGGTACGACCAGGTGATCCACCTTGTTCAGCCTGGCATAAAGGGTTTTGAAGCCAATTCCCTGAATCTATTAGAACTCAGAAAAGCGAGTAAATAA